The proteins below are encoded in one region of Pelagibacterium flavum:
- a CDS encoding ABC transporter substrate-binding protein gives MKFRIKAPLAILAALAIAPLSLVSNAQEIDFMVVDYDAPGMGDWWKLLVEKYNTEAEGTVVPRSVSAGHYYEQLLIQAASGAGPDVLTVNPNNLGELLAAGYVLPLDSFIEQSDLRDAIVPGGWDSLTVDGTTYALPITGRTLQLIYNSCHFEEAGLDGPPTSLDEIMEYAEALTQTDESGRVTRYGMNLVNANEDPTYETLLMLTLAHGGSFSDEDGNFTLDSQPAIDALTYFKAIYDSGVVPQGMSETDLRALFATGGSSMTIDGQWQFPFIEQNNPENFDCYQTAGHPWDGPATGGVNMALAISADSDNPEAAWEFISMAASDDLQSQFSDYSPYIPYGVNALSDEQLAARPYLIPYVESSGSAHPIAIPGHADQFNEIWPIVVDAVLLTLRDNVPPEEALAIAQQQLEDCCS, from the coding sequence ATGAAATTTCGCATCAAAGCTCCACTAGCCATTCTGGCGGCGCTGGCAATCGCGCCGCTTTCGCTCGTATCCAACGCTCAGGAAATCGACTTTATGGTTGTCGATTACGACGCGCCAGGCATGGGGGATTGGTGGAAACTGTTAGTCGAAAAATATAATACCGAGGCAGAAGGCACGGTGGTTCCGCGCAGCGTGTCAGCGGGTCATTATTATGAGCAGCTTCTAATCCAGGCCGCAAGCGGAGCAGGTCCTGACGTGCTCACCGTCAATCCCAATAATCTGGGCGAACTTCTCGCCGCAGGATACGTGTTGCCGCTGGACTCGTTCATAGAGCAGTCTGACTTGCGTGATGCGATCGTTCCTGGCGGCTGGGATAGCCTTACGGTTGATGGCACAACCTATGCTCTGCCGATCACCGGCCGCACCCTCCAGCTAATCTACAATTCATGCCACTTTGAAGAGGCCGGGCTCGACGGCCCTCCGACGAGTCTTGATGAGATAATGGAATATGCCGAGGCACTGACCCAAACTGACGAATCCGGCCGCGTTACCCGTTACGGGATGAACCTGGTCAACGCCAACGAAGACCCTACCTACGAAACCCTGCTTATGCTGACACTGGCTCATGGTGGGTCCTTTTCCGATGAAGACGGAAATTTTACTCTCGACAGTCAGCCTGCGATTGACGCACTGACGTATTTTAAGGCGATCTACGATTCCGGCGTCGTGCCTCAAGGTATGAGCGAGACGGACCTGCGGGCTCTCTTTGCCACAGGCGGTTCGTCCATGACGATCGATGGCCAGTGGCAGTTCCCTTTCATCGAACAAAATAACCCGGAAAATTTTGACTGCTACCAGACCGCTGGCCATCCTTGGGACGGCCCGGCTACCGGCGGGGTCAACATGGCACTGGCAATAAGCGCCGACAGCGACAATCCAGAGGCAGCATGGGAGTTCATTTCCATGGCGGCAAGCGACGACCTTCAGTCTCAGTTCAGTGACTACAGCCCTTACATTCCCTACGGGGTCAATGCGCTCAGCGATGAACAACTCGCAGCGCGGCCCTACCTTATTCCCTACGTTGAAAGCAGCGGGTCGGCCCATCCCATTGCCATTCCTGGCCATGCCGACCAGTTCAACGAGATCTGGCCCATTGTCGTCGATGCGGTCCTGCTTACTCTGCGCGACAATGTCCCGCCCGAAGAAGCGCTCGCTATAGCTCAGCAACAGCTCGAGGACTGCTGTTCGTAG
- a CDS encoding carbohydrate ABC transporter permease: MTSVKHAFRRSSAISVLFDGPAFPFIMILPALLMLGFVIGLPMLEAVRLSFDSIALRRPAAAGTYGVHNYLRLVADPKAYAALGFSALYMVGTVIGSVGMALTAALLTRRVVWFSGLARVAFLLPWTVPAVVTALIWGVMYDGNFGVINRLLDFVPFIDGQNWLIERQTALPALIVAQVWNEFPVAYIFFLAGLKAIPDELYEAARIDRANAFQQFRHITLPHLRFIIAVIVILLMIMGFKSFPIIFILTGGGPAGATETLTVLTYNTAFRSLDFSYAATLGILAVLASAMLVLGYLRLLPRTGHGDVM; the protein is encoded by the coding sequence ATGACATCAGTCAAACATGCTTTTAGGCGATCGTCTGCGATAAGCGTACTGTTCGACGGTCCGGCGTTCCCGTTTATTATGATCCTACCTGCGCTTTTGATGCTGGGTTTTGTCATAGGGCTGCCCATGCTGGAGGCCGTTAGACTGAGCTTTGATAGCATCGCTTTGCGCCGACCCGCCGCCGCTGGAACGTACGGCGTTCACAACTATCTGCGCCTCGTTGCAGACCCCAAAGCTTACGCGGCGCTGGGGTTCTCGGCTCTCTATATGGTCGGAACCGTGATCGGCTCTGTGGGAATGGCGCTGACCGCAGCGCTGCTTACCCGACGTGTCGTATGGTTCTCTGGCCTGGCACGGGTCGCGTTCCTTTTGCCCTGGACGGTGCCTGCCGTGGTCACTGCTCTGATCTGGGGCGTCATGTACGATGGCAATTTTGGGGTAATCAACAGGCTCCTCGACTTCGTGCCGTTCATTGACGGTCAGAATTGGCTAATCGAACGCCAGACCGCGCTCCCCGCGCTCATCGTAGCCCAAGTATGGAACGAGTTTCCGGTCGCCTATATCTTTTTTCTCGCCGGCCTCAAAGCCATACCTGATGAACTATATGAAGCCGCACGGATCGATCGGGCCAACGCATTCCAGCAGTTTCGGCATATCACTTTGCCCCATCTCCGCTTCATTATCGCGGTCATTGTCATTCTCCTCATGATCATGGGGTTTAAGTCTTTTCCCATCATATTCATCCTGACCGGTGGTGGGCCAGCAGGGGCGACCGAAACCCTCACAGTCCTGACCTACAATACCGCTTTCCGTAGCCTTGATTTTAGCTATGCCGCGACGTTGGGCATTTTAGCCGTCCTCGCCTCGGCAATGCTTGTGCTGGGTTACCTGCGGCTTTTGCCGCGCACCGGCCATGGAGACGTGATGTGA
- a CDS encoding carbohydrate ABC transporter permease, whose amino-acid sequence MILGRAAPFTPLLIVTLRTIAIVALAMVALFPLYWMLVIALTPTGLGRQVMTFFPTTPTLENFVTLFADRPMARWIWNSILVATLASAISLAFGTTCGYALSRLRFRGANLLLIAVLTTQMMPATSIIVPLYMLFRAWGLLDTMQGMVVGHISLVVPLAIWMSKGFFDSIPTDLESAARIDGCTHAGAFFHVALPLAVPGLAAIFIYGFVTSWHDFLFSRTLVTSQELWTAANGIASFRGEYFTLQELQMAASLVFAIPVVVVFFVMQRWIVSGALSGSIR is encoded by the coding sequence GTGATCCTGGGTCGCGCTGCACCGTTTACTCCCCTGCTGATTGTCACTTTGCGCACGATCGCTATCGTTGCACTCGCCATGGTTGCGCTGTTCCCACTCTATTGGATGTTGGTGATAGCACTGACACCCACAGGGCTCGGTCGACAAGTGATGACCTTTTTTCCAACCACGCCCACGCTTGAGAACTTCGTTACCCTCTTTGCCGATCGTCCGATGGCCCGTTGGATTTGGAACTCGATTCTTGTGGCGACGCTCGCTTCGGCGATCTCTCTCGCCTTCGGCACCACGTGCGGCTATGCGCTCAGCCGTCTGCGGTTCCGTGGAGCAAACCTATTGCTGATTGCCGTCCTGACCACCCAAATGATGCCAGCGACCAGCATTATTGTACCCCTTTACATGCTGTTTCGCGCATGGGGGCTGCTCGATACCATGCAAGGGATGGTCGTTGGCCATATTTCTCTCGTCGTTCCGCTCGCAATCTGGATGAGTAAGGGCTTCTTTGATTCCATTCCCACCGATCTTGAGAGTGCGGCGCGCATAGATGGCTGTACCCATGCGGGCGCCTTTTTCCATGTTGCATTGCCGCTCGCAGTTCCTGGCTTGGCAGCGATTTTCATCTACGGCTTCGTGACCAGTTGGCACGATTTCCTGTTCTCTCGAACCCTAGTGACATCTCAGGAGCTCTGGACTGCCGCCAACGGCATCGCTTCTTTCCGGGGTGAGTATTTTACGCTGCAGGAATTGCAAATGGCGGCCTCGCTCGTCTTTGCGATACCGGTTGTGGTTGTCTTTTTCGTCATGCAACGCTGGATCGTGTCCGGTGCTTTGTCTGGCTCAATCCGATAG